A stretch of the Actinomycetota bacterium genome encodes the following:
- a CDS encoding nucleotidyltransferase domain-containing protein, which produces MDYPGKEFVEREIREVVSISKSGTNYALRELVKSNFINMYKKGKMHLYSLNYENPVVKQLKVLKMIIYIQPVLKKLESLSSKVILFGSSSRGEDIKDSDIDLFVISNNKKEEIEFQINKLKLKRKVQIIVRTELGETELKEKDPIFYEQVRQGIILWQRE; this is translated from the coding sequence TTGGATTATCCTGGGAAAGAATTTGTTGAGAGAGAAATTAGGGAAGTAGTAAGTATTAGTAAGTCAGGGACCAATTATGCATTAAGGGAACTTGTGAAATCGAATTTTATCAATATGTATAAAAAAGGTAAAATGCATTTATATTCTCTGAATTATGAAAATCCTGTTGTTAAGCAATTGAAAGTATTAAAAATGATAATTTATATACAACCTGTTCTTAAAAAACTAGAAAGTTTATCTTCTAAAGTAATACTTTTTGGAAGTTCATCTAGAGGTGAAGATATTAAAGATAGTGATATAGATTTATTTGTAATTAGCAACAATAAAAAAGAAGAAATAGAGTTTCAGATTAATAAATTAAAATTAAAAAGAAAAGTACAAATTATAGTTCGAACTGAATTAGGGGAAACAGAGCTTAAAGAAAAAGACCCAATTTTTTATGAGCAAGTTCGACAAGGAATTATTTTATGGCAAAGAGAATAG